GCCATATTTTCGAACTCATTCAGCGTGCCCATGGGTTTAATCCGTATGCGGCTCTGTTGTTATGCTCCGATCCCAATACCTCCAAAACAGAATTAGATCGGTTTTTCCCAAAAGAAAAAGACCATAAAATATTTGCGGCCAACTTGATGGTGTATCCTCGAAAAGCCAGCGTCCATCAACTTCAGTTTCCTAAAGAATTGGAAGCCCATCCGTATATGGACCGGCATACCATGTTTGAACCCGTCACCCCAAAAGTGGCAGAGCGCGTGGGATTCGGGAATCATTATGGAACCGTTTTCCTGGCGGGAGAAGATCCGGAAACTCTGCGTGAGCTCGTCCAACGTTATGAGGAGTATGATTTCTATGAATGATTCATCCGAGGGCTCCGCTCAGACTGAATTGCAGGCTGCCACTACCCGTCAGGAGCAAGCCTTACTTCAGGCCCTTGAGGCCTTGGAACAGGCGCCGCCATTTGTGAAGGCTAAGTACCAGCCAGAGGTCATTCGTCGTGCCACGGATTTGTTTGAAACCGACGCAGGACTACAATTTGTGAGAGCACAGGCCCATCGCTTTGACTCCGCTGGGGTCTTTCACGCCGGACCCTGGGAACATCCCGACCGGCTTCTCCCCGCGTTGGTGGGCGCGGGGCTCCGTGCCGAAGGGCAGTATTCGTCTTTGGAAATGCTGAGTGAGCTACGGGTTTTAGCCATTGCAGCAGGTGAATCGCCCCACCCGAAATTTTCTGCGGAGCAAGCCCTAACCTTTTTACGGACGGTCATGGGGCTTAATCTCGATTTGTTGTATGGCAGTGAGACCGAGGAGTCTCGCCTTCGTCCGAAGGTCTATGAACGGGCGCACAGAACAATGGCCATGATTAAGCATGAGATTTCCTCGGAAGGGTTGCTGGAACAGGTTCTTGATGACATCGATGCGCGAGTGGCTCAGCGACCAATTGATGTGAGCCTCACCCTAAAAATGATCGAGCAAGCAGAAAACATCAAGGGGGATCCTGATCCCAAGTTGGCCGCCAGGCTTGACCGGTACCTCAAGGCCACAGGTCCTCCTACACCACTGGCCAAGAAAGCGGGCTCTCCCTCCAACTATGGCAAGCTTTTGGCCAAAGCCACCACACATGAGATAGAAAATGAGGCCAAGGTCGTTGGAAAATTGTTGACGCTGACCGGGTTATCCAGCGAATACCATGTCGCGTTCCTTCAGCATGTCCTCAAACATGAGGCAACCGGAATTCTGGCGTTTGCCTTGGATTTGACCGAGGTCGCCCAAGCCCACATGGAACAATATCGGGAAAAGGTCTTTGAGTTGATGCGCCTGACTATTCATCCTGCCACCAGTTGGATCATTTATGGATTCCAACAGATGTTGGAGCGGATGCTGCTGGCACGACCAGAGGTCGCTGATGGTCTGACCAAATTGCTTAATCTTGATTTATGTCCTACTGCCCAACAAGTAATCAAGAAACAGCTACCTCGGGGGAGTGGCATTACGGCTAATGCGGCCATTGTGGGTGGTGCCATCGCCATATTAGGGCAGCCGCTGGGAGTGGGACAGGGAAATAACCCGACCTGTCAGGGTGCTCGAGCCCTGAGCCTTTGGAGTCTCCATGATCCTGGATATTTGCTCCAATTATTGACCAGCGCGGCTCGGGATGACACGGTTGAATTTATGTTTGAGGGAGCGCCGATTTTATCAGGACAAATTGGAGGAGGAGTCGCGGAAGGGAAATTTGATTTGAAGCTCGATCCCGTCTCACGCATTCTGGTGCCCCATCTCGACCGGATTTACGATGAAAAGATGAAGCGTGCGGCTTTACGGGGTGAGGATCCACACAAATGGGTGAATCCGGCTTTGTATGGCCGGTGGGTGGCGACCAGTCTGGCTTCCATTACGATGGTTAATCAGACCGTTTCCGGGTACGAAGATTTTTTACGGTTATTTTATGCCACCCATCACCCGTTGTATGACGGAGGTCATGATTTGGTATACCCCAACCCCGTCGGGCTCCTCATTACCAATGTTCACGGGGTTTTTTTAGGATATCATGCCGTCTCCATCCAGCGTGTGGCCGAGGATGAAGAAGGGAAGGTTCGTGTTTATTTTTTCAATCCCAACAACGAGGGCCGGCAAAATTGGGGAAGAGGGGTTGAGCCGTCTGTGGTCGGTCACTGGGAAATTCCAGGGGAATCGTCATTACCCTTTGAGCACTTTGCCGCACATATCTATGCGTTTCATTATAATCAGATGGAAGTAGGGGACCTCCAAGCTGTTCCGGCCGAAATCATCGCCGATGTGACCGCACATGCGAAGGAAGGGTGGGGACAGGCCTTCACCTGGTTGTAAGCCTTTGGGCTGTTAAGATTGAAAGGAGTGGAACATGTCTTTTTTACTAGTCAGGCAATCGACGCTGACCGGGGAACGACAGACCTTTATCAGTGCATCAGCCATTGCCTATATTCAAGAACTGAAGCCTGACCAGGATCTTGGTTGGCAAATTGGTGTAGACCCCTCCAGGGCGCTCATTTACTTGCATCATAAGCTCGAGCCCATTATTTCTCTCGATAGTTCCGATGACCTTGTGAGGCAGGCAAAGGCCAATACTCGGGGAGTCCGGGTACCCCAACAGAAATTAGCGAAAAAAACCAAATAACTTTCCCTCCCCTTAACTGCAGGTTCGTCCCATTACCAAACAACCCCTTTCTCTAGATCGTGGAAACGGCCATGGTCCTCTTGTGTGGCTCATGGTGACCGGTGCGGTCGCTGGCGGGGTGCTCGGGGCCCTGGCTCCGGAAGGCGCTCGCCATGTGGAAGTCCTGGGTGAACTCTGGCTCCGGATGTTGCGGATGCTGGTGGTGCCCTTGATTGTGGCTTCGATTATCCAGGGGGTTGGATCACTGGGTGATATTCGCCAATTGGGTAAGTTGGGAGGAGTGACAGTGACGTACTATTTGATCACCTCAGGCATGGCAATTGTGCTGGGAGTGATTCTGGTCAGTCTCATTGAACCGGGAGTGGGAGCCGATATTGCCGCAGCGGTGGCCCCGACCGGAGTTGCGGCGGCGGTAAACATCGGATGGCTGGATCTCATAAAGGGATTTCTTTCCCCAAATTTATTCGCGTCCGCTTCACAGGGTGAATTGCTGCCCTTGGTCATCTTTTCTCTGGCATTCGGGGCGGCTCTGACGACGGTCGGTGAAAATGGTACCTTGGTGCTCAAATTTTTTGAAGGGATCTTCGGGGCGATCATGAAGTTGATTCACCTGGTGATGTGGATCGGTCCCATTGGCGTGTTTGGCTTGGTGGCAGGGCGGTTAGCGAGTGCCGGTGGACTTGACGGTATTGTCTCACTGTTAGTTGGGTTAGGATTATTCACCGTTACCGTACTTCTGGGATTGGCGATCCACGCAGGAATTGTTCTTGGGCTTATTTTGCATGTGGCCGGTCGACGTCATCCTTTGCCTTATATGCGCGCGCTTGGCGCGGCTCTCACCAGCGCGTTTGCCACGGCGAGTTCGTCTGCAACTTTGCCTCTGACCATGGAGGGTGTCGAACGTGCCGGGGTGAGCAGTCGATCAAGCCGGTTTGTCCTTCCAGTCGGTGCGACGGTCAATATGGATGGATCGGCGTTATATGAGGCGGTCGCCGCGGTGTTTATCGCGCAAGCCTGGGGAATTGACTTAAGTGGAGAGGCGCTTATTGTCCTGTTTGTGGTGGCGACGGTGTCTGCCATTGGCGCTGCAGGGATCCCTGAAGCTGGGCTTGTGACGATGGTCGTGGTCTTTCAGGCCGTCGGGCTTCCACTCGAGGGTCTGGGGCTCCTCTTGGCCATTGACTGGCTGATCGATCGGTTTCGGACCGCAGTGAATGTCTGGGGGGATGCCGTTGGTGCCGCCGTAGTCGATCGAT
Above is a window of Candidatus Nitrospira neomarina DNA encoding:
- a CDS encoding dicarboxylate/amino acid:cation symporter, whose amino-acid sequence is MVTGAVAGGVLGALAPEGARHVEVLGELWLRMLRMLVVPLIVASIIQGVGSLGDIRQLGKLGGVTVTYYLITSGMAIVLGVILVSLIEPGVGADIAAAVAPTGVAAAVNIGWLDLIKGFLSPNLFASASQGELLPLVIFSLAFGAALTTVGENGTLVLKFFEGIFGAIMKLIHLVMWIGPIGVFGLVAGRLASAGGLDGIVSLLVGLGLFTVTVLLGLAIHAGIVLGLILHVAGRRHPLPYMRALGAALTSAFATASSSATLPLTMEGVERAGVSSRSSRFVLPVGATVNMDGSALYEAVAAVFIAQAWGIDLSGEALIVLFVVATVSAIGAAGIPEAGLVTMVVVFQAVGLPLEGLGLLLAIDWLIDRFRTAVNVWGDAVGAAVVDRYITA